One window of Perca fluviatilis chromosome 12, GENO_Pfluv_1.0, whole genome shotgun sequence genomic DNA carries:
- the LOC120569835 gene encoding disintegrin and metalloproteinase domain-containing protein 23 isoform X4, with protein sequence MHLIYLATLLVSILSPWLHLSLASSGFSCLCGGNCLAVSQGVEDKVERDAAPALLKQQATAAPATDNTTHHAVEHVITYPSRLIYYLNEDSESTYHDLDTRIKNQATEGQAVHLAQASFQLEAFGSRFALDLALNTDLLSSDYVEIHYQAGKPVLSKGGEHCYYHGQVRGNDNSHVALSTCNGLHGMFDDGVYVYLIEPLQQTHSIDTAARPHKLRRTASSQWNNDSEEQIEDEEQLFSELDDLSWLKRRKKRAMPRSVFEEMKYLEIMIVSDHSMFRRHKTKQHTRNFAKSVVNVVDAIFKEQLHTRVVLVAVEIWTDKDQIPISVRPLEMLRDFSKYRQQNIKHHADAVHLFSNATFHYRRSSAAYFGGMCSVSRGVGVNEYGNSLSMAGSLSQSLAQNLGIQWDPASKRKECGCVDPWPGCIMEDTGVQHPRRFSKCSISDYKEFLLKGGGSCLFNRPTKLFEATECGNGFVEVGEECDCGARAECYKECCKKCSLANGAHCSDGPCCNNTCLFYPRGYSCRYAVNDCDISETCSGDSGQCPPNLHKQDGYLCQVNQGRCYNGECKTRENQCKYIWGSKAGGSEKFCYEKLNTEGTEKGNCGKDGDKWIQCSKHDVFCGYLLCSNIGRNPRVGMMKGDITPASFNHQGRLVDCSGGHVLLDDDTDLGYVEDGTPCGPSMMCLDRKCLPIQSLNMSTCPSGPNGQVCSAHGVCNNEATCTCDTTWAGTDCSMPDPPKEPEDTQDEGPKGPSATNLIIGSIAGAILVAAIVLGGTGWGFKNVKKRRYDPNASAI encoded by the exons ATGCATTTGATATATCTGGCCACTTTGCTCGTCAGCATCCTTTCGCCTTGGCTTCATCTATCACTAGCGTCATCCG GTTTTTCATGTCTGTGCGGTGGGAATTGTCTTGCAGTTTCTCAAGGAGTAGAGGACAAGGTTGAGAGGGACGCAGCGCCAGCCCTGCTGAAGCAACAGGCAACTGCAGCACCTGCtacagacaacacaacacaccatGCAGTAGAGCATGTGATCACCTACCCCTCACGGTTGATCTACTACCTAAACGAGGACTCGGAGAGTACCTACCATGACCTGGACACCCGGATCAAGAACCAAGCCACAGAGGGGCAG GCAGTCCACCTCGCCCAAGCCAGTTTCCAGTTAGAGGCATTTGGCTCCAGATTTGCTCTGGATCTAGCATTGAACAC TGACTTGCTGTCTTCAGATTATGTTGAGATCCACTATCAGGCGGGCAAACCTGTTCTGTCAAAG GGCGGTGAGCACTGTTACTACCACGGCCAGGTGAGAGGGAACGATAACTCCCATGTGGCCTTATCTACCTGCAACGGGCTGCA TGGGATGTTTGACGATGGAGTCTATGTGTATCTAATTGAGCCCTTACAACAGACTCATTCAATC GATACAGCTGCAAGGCCTCACAAACTAAGAAGAACAGCCTCCTCTCAATGGAATAATGATTCAGAGGAACAGA tcGAGGACGAGGAGCAGCTCTTCTCGGAGCTGGATGACTTGTCCTGGCTGAAGCGCAGGAAAAAGCGAGCA aTGCCTCGCAGTGTATTTGAGGAGATGAAGTATTTGGAAATCATGATTGTCAGTGACCACAGTATG TTTAGACGACACAAGACCAAGCAGCACACAAGGAATTTTGCCAAGTCAGTGGTGAATGTTGTGGATGCT ATCTTCAAAGAGCAGCTACATACACGTGTGGTGCTTGTTGCTGTGGAGATCTGGACGGACAAGGATCAGATCCCCATCAGTGTGAGGCCGCTTGAGATGCTGCGGGATTTCTCCAAGTACCGGCAGCAGAACATCAAGCACCATGCCGACGCTGTGCACCTCTTCTC AAATGCGACCTTCCACTACCGCAGGAGCAGCGCAGCATACTTTGGAGGCATGTGTTCTGTGAGCCGAGGAGTAGGGGTCAATGAG TATGGCAATAGCTTGTCCATGGCAGGGTCTCTATCCCAGAGCCTGGCTCAGAACCTGGGCATCCAGTGGGACCCAGCATCCAAGAGAA aggaATGCGGTTGTGTTGACCCATGGCCTGGCTGCATAATGGAGGACACTGG AGTCCAACACCCACGGAGATTTTCCAAATGCAGCATCTCAGACTACAAGGAGTTCCTTTTAAAAGGTGGAGGCTCGTGTCTGTTTAACAGGCCAACCAAG CTGTTCGAGGCAACAGAATGCGGTAATGGATTTGTGGAAGTGGGAGAGGAGTGCGACTGCGGAGCGAGAGCA GAGTGCTACAAGGAATGCTGCAAGAAATGTTCCCTCGCCAATGGGGCGCACTGCAGTGATGGCCCGTGCTGCAATAACACATGTCTG TTTTATCCACGAGGTTACAGTTGCCGCTATGCTGTGAACGACTGTGATATCTCAGAGACTTGCTCTGGGGACTCTGGACAG TGCCCGCCCAATCTTCATAAACAAGATGGTTACCTCTGCCAGGTAAACCAG GGCCGCTGCTACAACGGAGAGTGCAAGACCAGAGAAAACCAGTGTAAATACATCTGGGGGTCAA AGGCTGGAGGCTCTGAGAAGTTCTGCTATGAGAAGCTGAACACGGAGGGCACAGAGAAGGGCAACTGTGGAAAGGATGGAGACAAATGGATCCAGTGTAGCAAACA tgatGTGTTCTGCGGTTACCTTTTGTGTTCCAACATCGGCCGCAACCCACGCGTCGGAATGATGAAAGGAGATATCACCCCAGCCTCCTTCAACCATCAAGGCAGACTGGTAGACTGCAG TGGTGGCCATGTCCTTTTGGATGATGACACTGATTTAGGCTACGTGGAGGATGGGACTCCCTGTGGGCCGTCAATGATGTGCCTTGACCGCAAGTGTCTGCCCATCCAGTCACTCAACATGAGCACCTGCCCTAGTGGACCTAATGGACAGGTGTGCTCTGCCCATGGG GTGTGCAACAATGAAGCCACATGCACCTGCGACACCACCTGGGCGGGGACAGACTGTAGCATGCCTGACCCGCCTAAAGAGCCTGAGGACACTCAGGACGAAGGACCCAAGG GTCCTAGTGCCACCAATCTAATAATAGGCTCCATCGCCGGAGCCATCCTTGTGGCTGCCATAGTGCTGGGGGGGACTGGATGGGGCTTTAA AAATGTGAAGAAACGGCGATACGACCCCAACGCCTCAGCCATTTGA
- the LOC120569835 gene encoding disintegrin and metalloproteinase domain-containing protein 23 isoform X5: MIYRIYFFFINHIGGNGLPQIWQLSVNSTWTPATVLRMNELPALLPLFTDDEPRTRQIQELETGKVDSWRIKTVSQGVEDKVERDAAPALLKQQATAAPATDNTTHHAVEHVITYPSRLIYYLNEDSESTYHDLDTRIKNQATEGQAVHLAQASFQLEAFGSRFALDLALNTDLLSSDYVEIHYQAGKPVLSKGGEHCYYHGQVRGNDNSHVALSTCNGLHGMFDDGVYVYLIEPLQQTHSIDTAARPHKLRRTASSQWNNDSEEQIEDEEQLFSELDDLSWLKRRKKRAMPRSVFEEMKYLEIMIVSDHSMFRRHKTKQHTRNFAKSVVNVVDAIFKEQLHTRVVLVAVEIWTDKDQIPISVRPLEMLRDFSKYRQQNIKHHADAVHLFSNATFHYRRSSAAYFGGMCSVSRGVGVNEYGNSLSMAGSLSQSLAQNLGIQWDPASKRKECGCVDPWPGCIMEDTGVQHPRRFSKCSISDYKEFLLKGGGSCLFNRPTKLFEATECGNGFVEVGEECDCGARAECYKECCKKCSLANGAHCSDGPCCNNTCLFYPRGYSCRYAVNDCDISETCSGDSGQCPPNLHKQDGYLCQVNQGRCYNGECKTRENQCKYIWGSKAGGSEKFCYEKLNTEGTEKGNCGKDGDKWIQCSKHDVFCGYLLCSNIGRNPRVGMMKGDITPASFNHQGRLVDCSGGHVLLDDDTDLGYVEDGTPCGPSMMCLDRKCLPIQSLNMSTCPSGPNGQVCSAHGVCNNEATCTCDTTWAGTDCSMPDPPKEPEDTQDEGPKEM, from the exons TTTCTCAAGGAGTAGAGGACAAGGTTGAGAGGGACGCAGCGCCAGCCCTGCTGAAGCAACAGGCAACTGCAGCACCTGCtacagacaacacaacacaccatGCAGTAGAGCATGTGATCACCTACCCCTCACGGTTGATCTACTACCTAAACGAGGACTCGGAGAGTACCTACCATGACCTGGACACCCGGATCAAGAACCAAGCCACAGAGGGGCAG GCAGTCCACCTCGCCCAAGCCAGTTTCCAGTTAGAGGCATTTGGCTCCAGATTTGCTCTGGATCTAGCATTGAACAC TGACTTGCTGTCTTCAGATTATGTTGAGATCCACTATCAGGCGGGCAAACCTGTTCTGTCAAAG GGCGGTGAGCACTGTTACTACCACGGCCAGGTGAGAGGGAACGATAACTCCCATGTGGCCTTATCTACCTGCAACGGGCTGCA TGGGATGTTTGACGATGGAGTCTATGTGTATCTAATTGAGCCCTTACAACAGACTCATTCAATC GATACAGCTGCAAGGCCTCACAAACTAAGAAGAACAGCCTCCTCTCAATGGAATAATGATTCAGAGGAACAGA tcGAGGACGAGGAGCAGCTCTTCTCGGAGCTGGATGACTTGTCCTGGCTGAAGCGCAGGAAAAAGCGAGCA aTGCCTCGCAGTGTATTTGAGGAGATGAAGTATTTGGAAATCATGATTGTCAGTGACCACAGTATG TTTAGACGACACAAGACCAAGCAGCACACAAGGAATTTTGCCAAGTCAGTGGTGAATGTTGTGGATGCT ATCTTCAAAGAGCAGCTACATACACGTGTGGTGCTTGTTGCTGTGGAGATCTGGACGGACAAGGATCAGATCCCCATCAGTGTGAGGCCGCTTGAGATGCTGCGGGATTTCTCCAAGTACCGGCAGCAGAACATCAAGCACCATGCCGACGCTGTGCACCTCTTCTC AAATGCGACCTTCCACTACCGCAGGAGCAGCGCAGCATACTTTGGAGGCATGTGTTCTGTGAGCCGAGGAGTAGGGGTCAATGAG TATGGCAATAGCTTGTCCATGGCAGGGTCTCTATCCCAGAGCCTGGCTCAGAACCTGGGCATCCAGTGGGACCCAGCATCCAAGAGAA aggaATGCGGTTGTGTTGACCCATGGCCTGGCTGCATAATGGAGGACACTGG AGTCCAACACCCACGGAGATTTTCCAAATGCAGCATCTCAGACTACAAGGAGTTCCTTTTAAAAGGTGGAGGCTCGTGTCTGTTTAACAGGCCAACCAAG CTGTTCGAGGCAACAGAATGCGGTAATGGATTTGTGGAAGTGGGAGAGGAGTGCGACTGCGGAGCGAGAGCA GAGTGCTACAAGGAATGCTGCAAGAAATGTTCCCTCGCCAATGGGGCGCACTGCAGTGATGGCCCGTGCTGCAATAACACATGTCTG TTTTATCCACGAGGTTACAGTTGCCGCTATGCTGTGAACGACTGTGATATCTCAGAGACTTGCTCTGGGGACTCTGGACAG TGCCCGCCCAATCTTCATAAACAAGATGGTTACCTCTGCCAGGTAAACCAG GGCCGCTGCTACAACGGAGAGTGCAAGACCAGAGAAAACCAGTGTAAATACATCTGGGGGTCAA AGGCTGGAGGCTCTGAGAAGTTCTGCTATGAGAAGCTGAACACGGAGGGCACAGAGAAGGGCAACTGTGGAAAGGATGGAGACAAATGGATCCAGTGTAGCAAACA tgatGTGTTCTGCGGTTACCTTTTGTGTTCCAACATCGGCCGCAACCCACGCGTCGGAATGATGAAAGGAGATATCACCCCAGCCTCCTTCAACCATCAAGGCAGACTGGTAGACTGCAG TGGTGGCCATGTCCTTTTGGATGATGACACTGATTTAGGCTACGTGGAGGATGGGACTCCCTGTGGGCCGTCAATGATGTGCCTTGACCGCAAGTGTCTGCCCATCCAGTCACTCAACATGAGCACCTGCCCTAGTGGACCTAATGGACAGGTGTGCTCTGCCCATGGG GTGTGCAACAATGAAGCCACATGCACCTGCGACACCACCTGGGCGGGGACAGACTGTAGCATGCCTGACCCGCCTAAAGAGCCTGAGGACACTCAGGACGAAGGACCCAAGG AAATGTGA